The Mauremys reevesii isolate NIE-2019 linkage group 22, ASM1616193v1, whole genome shotgun sequence genomic interval gtggcgaagcactggaatgggttacctagggagatggcggaatctccttccttagaggtttttagggcctgatttgacaaaaccctggctgggatgatttagttggcgttggtccttctttgagcagggagttggactagatgacctcctgaggtctcttccaaccctaatctatgattctattaccCTTTTAACCTTTTGATAAAATTTGTTATGAGTGATTGGAAGAAATATTTGaccaactttttatttttttaataatgcaCGTATCTTCCTTTAagattttttggggtggggggggaacttTCAGTGGAATACCTTTCCACAATACAAATTTTCACTTATCCTTCAATACTAGATGTAATCCCAATCTATACAGACCTGATGTATGACTCTGCTCCATATGTATTTTCAAAGTTGTACTATTAGTCCATGTTGAAAACAGTGTTTTATCCCATGACTTAGTTATAAATTGTCCTTGTGCTGGTTGATAATTCCAttcaaaaaaaatttcagttGAAAAGCATTCATCTTTCAATCCTTCATGTGATtttatttgttcttgtgccagatCACTGTTATCTTTGCATCCTGAGCCTCAGTTGGCAAGTCTGAGTTCAGTTCCAACATAAAATCCTGATTTGTCTTGACTATTCCTGTTTCTTGTTGTACTGGAACTGTCTGTTCGGTTTGAAGTGCAGTGTTAAGGCAATAATACAGTATCAATGTTGTTAAATcaggcatttttctttcttttcccaaTCTCTCTCATCCTTTACTTCCTCTTTCGTTGTTAACATCTCTGGTTCCTCTGCCtgtggaaaaatatttcttttctggTACAGCTTTAATTCTATTAACGTGATAGAatttatttaccttttttttGTTTCTGATTCTGTATACAGAGGCCCTGAATCTATTCATAATATAGTGTTTCCAAGCTCATTGGTTGCATAAATTGTGTTCTGGTACAGCATATGATCTCCAATTTTCCAAGCATTCTCTCTTTGGCCTTTATCAAAATAACCTTTTATCTTCCGTttggattttcccaatttaacAGCTACCTGCAAGAGAACCTGATTCAAATATTTTTGTAATGCTTGCAGATAGGTTTCCAGTTTGACTCCCTCTATCTGTGTGCCACTGGTATGCCACAAAAGATGCTTTGGAATTCACATGGTTTGCTCAGTCATCATCTCAAAGGGTGTATGATCTCTGGAGGCAGCAGGAGTTGCCCTGAGTGCCATTAAAATGAGTGGAATCAGAGTATTTCAATTGCATCCACTAGCATCTACCAGTTTCTGGGCATTAGTTTGATGGTGCAATTTGTTCTCTCTAGCATCCCTAATGATTGAGGTCCATATGGAATGTACAATTTTTGTTGCATTCCCAACATCTGTAAACATCTTTGGAGCTCTTGGCCAGTAAAATGTGTTCCTCTGTCTGACTCTACCCTAGCAGAGTGTTTCCAGTGAGAAAAGACAATGAGATAAGCTCTTACAGCTGCTCGGTGCTGCTGTTCTTGGAGCTCCCGTGTCAGCTGCACGAGCAGAGAGCAGCCTGCAAATTCAGCAGACCTCGATGTGACTCATTAAGAGAAACCACAGGCTCAGTTTGGTAGCAAAGGTTTATTGTGTACGAAGCACGGTCCTAGTGCCCTTGCTTCACCGTTACAGGTACCCGAAcacatgtatgcccatgacaatggtACCAGTTCGGTTTCGTAGCCCTCATAggctttaaggccagaggggtccatcatgatcatctctgacctcctgcatatcgcagcccacagaccctcacccatccactcctgtaccagacccctaacctctggctgagttactgaagtcctcagatcatcaactaaagacttcaagttacaggaaatccaccatttacactcgTTTAAACCTGCAAGGGACCCATTCCCCAGTCAATGCACCAGGATGCTGCCCCCTTAGCTGGCCAAAGATGCCCCACCTATGACTTCTCCTTTTCTACCCGTGATACAAACAAGTTGCGTATTCCACACCAGACGTGGCTAGTTACCAACCCTCCACCTTGCACCAGTGAGTTCAAACAAACATCCCCATCCATTGTCCTGTCATCCCATCCTTATCTTATGAAGGGTGGGTGCATTCCTGTACCATCTCTGAAAGAGGGGTTTATGTACATAGTTACTTGAGTTTATGAACGTAGTTACTTGTTCCTGTACCATACTCCTCGGCCAGGAACATGCTTACGTGGTTAGCCAATACCTGGTGTGTTGCTCTTCTGCCAAGGCCAGGCCTACTCTGGTTCACAGCCTCTGGTTCACACTGCTGGTTACGCCTATGGCTCCAGCAAGGACTATCCCTGTCTTTCCAAGCTCTCTTTGTACGTGGGTTTTTCCGTTTCCTGCATCATTCTTCTCCTTTTCGGCACACAGGACCCAGGTGTAGCTGCTCCATTGATTTTGATAATAGTATGAGCATATTCGCCATCCCATTCCCTATGTCCATTCAGGACCAGATTTGCTTTGTGCCTGTAGCTGCCTATTGAGCTGCCTGCAGAGATGCCCGGGCTCCCATCCTGCACTATATGGGTAGTGTAAGGAGCAGGAGAAGTGGATTGCCAGAAAATGATTTCTATTTCTCGAATATGAGGACCCTCCCCCTCCTTGGTTAGACAGGACTTCCTTTTGCAGAAACCCTGATGACTAGAGATCTTCACATCCTGCCACTGTCGTTTATAGACCCTGCTCTACAGACGAAGCATGCGCTGCACCTCAGCTAGCAGGAAGCACACACAGCTGGTGCTGGTCCTGAATGCTTGGCTGGGGCCTGGGAGGGCAGTGAGTCGGCTCTGCCCAGAGAGGCGCTGGTGGTGctctgcaggagctgctgctgaacAATCCCTCACTGCTGCGAGATGAGCATCGTTAGAGAGCTGATTGCTCCAATGGATGTAGGCCGGTGTGTGGGCATCCAGATAACCAACAACACCAGAGATGTGACCCTCGAGTGCCCCAGGTAAGCAGGTTCCCATAGCCCCATCCATGTTGCTTCCCAAGTCAGCCTGCAGCTGGTGTCTATACAGATGTGCCAGGGTGTGGGGTATGTGTCTGCTACTGAAtatctgtctgtccgtccccatacaccctatctatctatctatctatctatctatctatctatctatctatctatctatctatctatctatctatccccatatacctcctctctctctctctctctctctctcgctcctcTACATATTGGATGAGTGATATATGTTCCTTTGGGTCACTGCaaatcctgctgccctctgggctGAATTTGCTGTTTCTAGCCCTTCAGAGGCACAAGATTTTAATGGACCTTCCAGCCAGGACATTTTATGTGTCCAGGACTAGGGTTAGAGTTCAGAGGGAAATCACACttttgtgggggcaggaggggatttGAGAGGAAACAGCTGCTGGAAGCCTCTTGGGAGGTCAGAAAGTCTGAATAAGTCCCAGGGAGATGGACTGGGGGCAGGTGACATGGCGACAGGCCTGTGATGTAATGTAAAGGTGTtcagtgtatttatttcacattGATATCACCTCCACAAACATGTATGTATGTGTCAGTCATGTACACTCACAGGTTTACGCCCACACAGAGTCACAcaaacatgtacacacacacacacatgtactcACATACTCATCAGCTGtatgatgtgtgtgtgtctgtgtatggaTCTGAACCCTTTAGTTAATAACATAATATGCAGGACTATGTAACGCTTTCAGCATTGCCAGATTTCTACTGCATTAATAGCCCAAAGTCATTTAAACACTAGCCCCAAAGTAGCCCAATATATTTATTGAAACAAAGGTGTTTTTTTATTAACCCATTGGTCTGTACATCAAATAACACAGGAAAGCTCTTGTTAGCTATCCAGTAcagatctgattttaaaaaaaaaagctatccaGTAcagatctgatttaaaaaaaaaagctattgtgGATGAACTCCCAGCTGGAGTTCATCCACAATAGCAACAAAGCTGTGTGATGACAAACAAATTCAAAATCAAACCCCCGAGGGGAATTTTGACAGGAAGGTCACTCCACCAACCGGCCACCACCTCAACCATATTAAATTCCCCTGGACGGTCAGATCATTACACACTCAGCCCAGATGAGACCCCCCTACAAAAACTGTGACAGCCAGTGACCCCCACTAAAAATCCTTCCACCCAGAGTCCCCTACTCTCTAGGGAAACCCAGAACTGCAATATAAACTCTGTCACCCAGactcccccttctttccccccaaGTAAACACTCTGATGCCCAGAGCTTCCTGCCACCCAATAAAAACCCAGAGCCCCGCAAGTGACACCCTGCCACCTAAAGCCCCCCTTGCCCAGCCCTGTCATGTGCAGTCCCAGAGGGGCagctctggctcctccccctgccttaGATCCAGCCTGCCTGCTGCTATCTCGGAGGCTGGAGGGCTCCTCCTTGCCCAATCCTGGagcctgcaggaagctgctgggCTCCAGCACCTCAGCGCAGGCTCTGCAGCAGGCACTCCCACccggcaggctgcagctgtgtaagtggggagcagggcagtgggggaggcagagcccaggtcagGTCACAGGGtgggggccagccctgcctgcttaTCTTATCTCCACTACCTTGTGCCTTGGTCATGCCGGAAagacccctctgctctgggggctggccGAGGTGGGGCTGTGCTCTGTTGTCCAGCGACCTGTGTGTCTCCTCTGCAGAAGAGAGGCTGGGCTGTGACCCACCCCAGCCCCTAGAGTCAGGATTCccctgctgctgggaggcagTTATTAATTATTGTTCGGGATGTTGTGTAATAAAGGAACCCCGTGGTGTTTTCCTCCAGGACTTACTGTTTCAGCGGCTGGGCCATGATAGAGCCTGTGTCCCGCATCCCCCCCGGCTCTGCGGGGAGCAGCGTGTTTGTGAAAACAAGCTACACGGCCTGTGGGAGCGTCGGGGTGCTGAGCTACGAGTCTGACGTCTTCACCCTGGCCATCATGTTCTCCAACCCCTTCGACCGCCTACGCTACACCTCTGAGTTTGCCATCCAGATCTTCACTGGCAGGAAGCACTTCCACAGCATGGAGCACCTCTACCACTACATGTACTATGACGGCCCTCCCTATATATGCGAATACTACCGgaaagcataggcgccgacttatatggggctctggggctttagccccatgaataaatcccaagcaggggctctgccccaccaatgttttttctcccctgcttggagcgcccccccccgccgctgccgccaccgccgccgccagggctgcccagagccctttaaatcccagccgcggctgggaatcagcgggctctgggctgcctgcggcGAGAGCCCAgaaccctctgattcccggccgcggctgggattttaaaagctctgtgctccccgcgggtgcaggcagcccagagccctttaaatcccagccgcggctgagatttaaagggctctgggctccccgcggttgcattcagcccagagccctttaaatcccagccgcggccgggaatcagagggcgatgggctgcctgctgcagcgggaagcccagagccctctgattcccggccgcggctgggatttaaaaggctctgggctgcccgccacggcggggagcccagagaccactgattcccggccgcggctgggattttaaaagctctgtgctccccgcgggtgcaggcagcccagagcccgttaaatcccagccgtggctgagatttcatgggctctgggctccccgccgcagcgggcagcgcagagccctctgattcccggccgcggctgggatttaaaagtcTCAGCTcccccggttgcaggcagcccagagccctttaaatccctgccgcggctgagtttttagggctgcgggctcccgcggttgcaggaagcccagagccctttaaatcccagcagcggctgagatttaaagggttctgggctccccgccgcagcgggcagcccagagccctctgattcccggccccagctgggatttaaaaggctctgggctccctgcggttgcaggcagcccagagtcctcggactcccagccggggctgggatttaaagggctctgggatccccggcTGCCAGCCGCCCAGCGCCCTGTGACTCCCCGCCGCTGTCCGCTGcttgcccctccccagacccctgccccaactgcccccagaacctccaccccctatctaagccccactggtccttgttccccaattaccccctcccgagacccctgcccctaactgccccttgggacctcagcccctatctaagcctcccttctccttgtccccaactgcccctcctgagaccccacccaactcccccccccaggaccgcaccccctacctgtcccctgataaacctcttagactcccatgcctatccaattgctgcctgtcccctgactgccccttcgaacctctgccccatccaactccccctgctccttgtcccttgactgccccccggaactccctacctcatctccaaccccaaactgcttactgtgccactcagaccagcgtatctggctccatgcagctccagacagttgctgccatgctcccccatggagcccacagccctctcccacccccagcacctgccttccagatttgaacacctcaaaattcaggagtgctcaagctcggt includes:
- the LOC120388828 gene encoding DELTA-actitoxin-Aeq1c-like; amino-acid sequence: MSIVRELIAPMDVGRCVGIQITNNTRDVTLECPRTYCFSGWAMIEPVSRIPPGSAGSSVFVKTSYTACGSVGVLSYESDVFTLAIMFSNPFDRLRYTSEFAIQIFTGRKHFHSMEHLYHYMYYDGPPYICEYYRKA